In the Aquimarina spinulae genome, CTTTAGCAGATGTTTGGCAACATTAGGATCTTCATATATTAATAAACATCGCATTAATGGAAAAGATAAAAAGCTAGAACTATATTTAATCAACATCTCAATAATAGCTGGGATATAACTCCTTTCCTTTAGAAGGCTAGCTATCCATACTCCACTTAATCCGTATACTTCATCATGTTTTTTACTTAATTCAAAAAGATCATCAATATGACTGGTACTGATAACTGTTAAAAAATATCTCGAATGTATTCCCAATCACCCCAATTAAATACAAGGTATAAACTTCCTTTTGCACCAAACATTATACCCCGCCTAAAGAATGTTAAACCAATTGTTTCAATACGTGTTTTATATTCATACTTCTAAATAATAATGGTAGAAAGTAGTTTAGAAATTTTCAAAAATTGTGATTATATATTTAGTATATTTTATTTTCTAAATATTTGCATTAATTTTCGATTATCATATATAAAACGGATCCCCATTATCTTTGTTAGGTTAGGTAATGAGGATCCGAGGTAATGAAAAGCATGGACAAAAAAACCTAATCATTACAAATTGTTTTTATAGTATCGCAAGAATTATTCTAGTTTTACGACCCAATAATCCCACATACCTTTACCGGCACCACTAATATCTCCTCCCGGAGCATAAACATAACCGGCTACGATGTAACCGTTATTGGTTTGTTGAATCGTATTTGCATAATCAGGTTCTGGACCACCAAAGCTAATTTCCCATAACAATTCACCAAAAGGATTTAGTTTTACCACCCAAAAATCTGCATAGCCTCCATTATTAGTACTTACATCAAAGTCGCTTGCTCCCGAGTTCCCAGCAAAGATATATCCTCCATCTGTAGTTTGTTGAATAGAGCGGGCGGCATCACTCTCTGAACTACCAAGGTTAACCTGCCATACTAGTTCTCCCGAAGTATCTAATTTTAAGATCCAACTATCTTTTTTTCCATTATTACCACTTACATCAAAATCTGAGGATTCTGAATATCCAGCTACGATATATCCTTGATCAGTAGTTTGATGAACATCATATGCCAGATCATCAAGTGTTCCTCCAAGATTTGTTTCCCAAATCAGATTTCCTAAAACATCCAATTTTACAATCCAATAATCTTTTTCTCCATAGTTACCTCCCACATTACCGTCTGAGGATTCTGAATATCCTCCAACGATATAACCTCCATCTAACGTTTGTTCAACCGATTGTGCAATATCAAATCCGGTACCTCCAAGATTTGTTTCCCATACTAAAGCTCCCATAGAATCCAGTTTTATCACCCAGTAATCCAGGCCTCCATAATTGTCTCCTACATCACCGTTTGAAGAGCTGGTAAAACCTGCGACAATAAAACCGTCATCTGATGTTTGTTCGATATCTGTTGCTTCTTCATTTCCACTTCCACCATAATTGGTCTCCCAAACCAAATTTCCAGAGCCATCTAATTTTACAATCCAAAAATCAGCAAAAGATGCATCACCACTAATATCCTGATCGTTAGAATAAGTCATTCCTGCTATTATATATCCACCATCTGAGGTTTGTTGTATGCTATTTGCAGCTTCATCACTAGAGCCTCCCAGGTTAGTTTCCCACATTAGTTCACCCGAACTACTTAATTTAATAACCCAATAGTCTCCTCCTATATACCCATCTGCATCGTTATTACCACCTACATCTCCATCATCAGAATTAGCAGTACCAACCACAATATACCCCCCATCTATTGTTAATTGCAGCGCATTAGCAATGTCAATATGAGAGCCCCCATAAGATTTTTCCCATGCTATAGACACTTCTTCACTAATTACTACTCCTTTTTCTGTATCAAAAGCAAATGTGTTTTCTGATGTTCCTCCTTTTCCATCAGAAGCCACTATCTTACCATTGTAACTGGTTTGACCATCAAGTCCTTCTAGTAAAAATTCTGTAGTCTGCACATCTGATTGTATCGAATTTTCTCCCAAAAAAATAGTATACGATACTTCATCATCATTTGGATCAACTGCGAGAGTCCATTCTAATAATGCGCTATTCGCTGTTATCTCATTAACCTGTATGGTAAAATCTCCTGGTACCTGATTCTCGGCTGATACAGGTGGTACAACTATGTCATCATCATTTTTGCATCCTACAATCAACACGCAAAAGATGATCAAACGATATAAAAACTGTTTCTTTTTCATTTGTTTATGTTTTTATGATTTGTTTATAAAAATCTATCCTTATTCTTAGCCTACTATAGAGCAACAAACTGCTTAAGCTAAAAACAAATACTTAGTTTGTACTTGTGTAGTACTTAGATGATAAAATTAATTAGGGTGAAGTGTACAAATGTCCAGAAAGTTTGAATTTCAAAGAATTCGGACGTTTTTAGGGGGTTTTTCTATATTCTTTTGGAGAAATGCCTGTTCGTTTTTTAAAAGCACTATAAAAAGTAGATTTCGAATTAAACCCAGATTCTAAAGCGATCGATATAATAGTGTAGTTTATAAAATTAGGGTTTCTTAATTTAAATTTTGCATCCTCTATTCTATATCTATTTATATAATCGGTAAAATTATACCCACTCAATTTATTAACCAATTGTGAAAGGTAGTTACCACTTATGTTTAGTTTTTTGGCCATACTGTCTAATCCTAGATTTGGATCTCGATATATTTTAGCTTCTTTCATCAAAAAATCAAGTTCTTTAAAATACACATTATCATCGGTAATATGAGATTCACTTTTTACATGAATTTGTTTTAGTTTTTTTCCGGTTAACCCGGCAATTAACTGAAATAAAAACACATGATCTTTATTGAAAAAATCTTTTTGAGAATGCTCAGAATCCAGAACACCTACTACCTGGTCATCTATTAAAATAGGAACAGACAATTCAGACATTCTACGATCATCATCTATGATATATCCCGGATCATTGGTCAAATCGGGCACATACTCAAATGTTCCTGATTGGGCTACTCTACCAACAATACCTTTACCCAATGGAATTTGGATAGGGCTTATGACTTTTCTTTCTCCATTATTTTTATGACCAAATGCTGCTTTTTGTATCAAAACTTCATTTTGGGTATCCAACATGTAGATTACACAGTCCTCTAGTTTTAGTTTCGAAATGCAATTCTCTACAATATCCCATAATACTTCTTCAAGTTTATTTTTTTCGAACAGTGATGATGCAAAATAACTTAGTATTCCTATGGTTTCGTTTGATGCATTTTGATGTTGTATCTGGTCTTTTTCAGAAAAAATCTGGTGCAAGCCATCTATACTAAAATTTGATACCGAACTTCGTATCACATCTTTTTTACTCTTCACTTTATCAAACCTTGGTGTTAGTTGTTTTGTGGTCGTAAAAACACCATCATACGCTACTTCAAATACTTTATTAAAAAGAACAGGAGCCTTAACATAGAAATTAGAGAAATTCTTCAAGACTATACTCGAAAAGAAAAAAATAAATACTGTAATGAGTAATACTATGTTTAATACTATCAGCATTGCAAACATATGTCTTGTATTAAAATCTGTACTTAGCATCTTATAACACACAACATATATCAAGAAAAATACAACCCCGCATATTAAAATTGTAGAAATCTTCCCTACTAGTTTATCACCTATGTTTTTTTTGATATTCATGATGATTGATTTTTTTGTCCAATCCAAATATATAATGACAATACCCATGAAAACAAACGAAATATCTCGATATTCTGAGAATTTCGAGATTGATTTTCAACATTAACCATTTAATTATCAGTTAATTATATTGAATTAATTCTAAGACACTACAAAAACCAGAAAATAGTATCTTTATAGCTAGATAAATAGATCAAAACCCCTTGAACACAAAAAAGACATATCTCTTTTTCCCTTCCTTTTGTAAAAGGATGATTATCGTTTTTTTGCTGTGCTGTGTACAAATTACTACTGGGCAAAAAGAAGATTTTGTAATCCCTGATTCTTTAAAAGCATTGGATTATGAGAATTTATATAAATCTTATCTAAAGGTCTATAGAGATACATTGTCTGCAAAGATTTACCTTAATACGTATCTAAAAAAAGCTATTCTAGAAAATGATAAGATAAAAATGGCTAATGCATATAGTAGATTATCCTATTATACTGAAGAAGAATCAGAAAAAATAACATTATTAGATCGTTCTATTACTTTGAGTACTGGTTTAGATCAGGATATCATAATTAGATCATACTCTTTTAAAGGAGGATATTACTTTCGTAAAGGTAATTACACTCTTGCACTTGACAACTACTTACAAGCTTTGATGCTTGCAGAAAAAATTCAAAACGTTGAATACATTTATATCACCAAGCATAATATTGCTTGTATCAAGACGGAAATAAGAAAGCATGAAGAAGCTTTACCTCTTTTTAAAGAATATTATACATATATAATAACAAAACATACTACCGATACAATCCGCTATTTAAAAGCAACTGTTCCTTTAGCAGAATCTTATCGCTATAATAATCTCCTGGATTCTGCTTCAACATATCATTATAAAGCAATTAAACGATCACAAAAATCAGAACATTATTATAATAGGTTTTATAGTCGGATTCTCATTAACGAAGGTATCAATCTCTTTTATAAAGAGAAATTTAAGGATGCTTATGATAGTATTGCTAAAGGTTTGCCTGTTCTCGATAAAACCAGGTCAGAAAACAAAAAAGCATATATTTTGGGTGAGTTTTATTTGGGAAAGCTACAATTATTAAAACAAGACATCTTATCTGCTAAAAAGCACTTTCTTACCGTAGATTCGATTCTTCACTATGAAAAAATTACTCCTATTGAGGTTCGGGAAGGTTATGAATTTATGATCAATTTTTATAAAGAGAATGATAAAAAGGAACAACAGCTCGAATATATCAATAAACTTCTACGATTTGATAGTATTATTAACCAGGAAACTTCTTCTTTATCCAATCGTTTATTTAAAGAGTTTGATACTCCTTTACTGATAAAAGAAAAAGAGGCATTGATCAATGAACTGAAAGGCAATAATAAAAACCTAAATTCATTAGTGATTTTTCTCTCATTACTTACTCTTGTTGCTATTGTTTTTTTATATCGCCAATATCAAAAGAGAAAATCCTATCAGTATAAATTTGAACAATTAATTGCTCAAAACAAGGTGATTGAAACACCTAACGAAAAACCTCAAAATGATATAGGAGTACCCAATGATATCGTTGAAGAAATCCTGAATAAGTTAGCTTTATTTGAACAAAATCATTATTATCTTAAAAAGAATATTAGTACTACCATTTTGGCCAAAGACATTAAAACCAATACAAAGTATTTGTCAAAGGTCATTAATCATCATAAGCAAAAGAATTTTGCCAATTATATCAACGATCTTAGGATTGCACATGCGGTAACCCAGTTAAAAGAAAACAAAACGCTTAGGAACTATACCATACAAGGTATTGCAGAAGAAATGGGATTTAATACTGCCGAGTCTTTTTCGTCTGCATTTAAAAAGAGTACAGGAATCAAAACTTCTTATTTCATAAAGAAATTACATGACTTAGATACTATGTAATTTATCGAAATTCCGTGAATTTCGACTAATAACAACCTCATTCATAGTATGTTTACTATTTTTTACCCTATATTTATTCTTGGAATTCAAAAAAAGTAACTTACATATACTTTTTATACTGTTAGGCATTTTTCATTATCACTTTGTGTGATTTTTGATAAAAAATTGTATCGATAATATTCTGATACTGGTAGAGAAAATATATGTATAATAATCTTTAAAAACTAAAAATTATGAGAAAAGCAAAGGGGAAAAAATTAAGTCTTGCAAAACTAAAAATTGCAAAATTAGAGAATCCATCATCTATAAAAGGTGGTCACGTAGATAGTAAAAACCCTTCTAGATGTCCTCTATTCTATAAGCCAAAATTTACTATTATTACTTGCCCAACTAATTTTGAATGGGGTTAAAAAAATTCACAAACCATAAATAATTAAAAACCCTCAAACTATAAAAAAGGGAAAACATAGTTTGAGGGTTTTTCTATGGATTTAATCAAATGATTCGATTTATTATTTTTTAGTTTCTAACATCTGTCCAACCCTTCCAATGACCTAAAAAACCTCCTGGCACTGATCGCCAAGATCCTCTATATCTTTTTTTTCCTCCGATATAAGTTATTTTTTTTCCATACCCTCGTTTAACGGTATGAGTTGCCTTATCATTTTCTTTCCAACTTCCATTTGCTTTTTTATACTTAAACTTAACTGTCATATGGGGTACTCCGGTTCCACTATCGCAAAAAAGATGAGTATACCCTTCTATTTTCTTTTTTTTATTTCCTGACTTCCACACATCTTCAAGATCCCATCCGTCTCCCTCACAATAATCAGCATATTCTTTATCACAAAAACCTCGGTTAACCGGGAATTTTTGTAACAATGATTCAGGAATTTTTGCCATTTCTATTGTAACAGGAATATGCATAGTAGGTACTATCTGTCTTTTTTGTAATAATTTCTGATATTGAAAAGATTTGGACATATCTGCCAATACCTTAGGTACAGGAGTTTTTTCTGAAGTAAGAATCAGATATACATCCAACATAGAATGCGTGTCAAAATTAATAAACATTTTGTTGTGTTCAGATCCTGATTCTATAGCAATGATAACAGGATCTCCCTCTTCGTCACTTTCGATAAGTTGTAGTTTATTACCATTGGCAAAGGTAAAAACAGCAAATTCTCCACTATTAGTTTCCTCTAGAGTTAGCTGTACAGGTTCTGCTTCATGCTCACATGAGGTAATAAAGAGTAAGACGCAGATAATGCATAAAACTTGTATAAATTTAATACGTTTCATAAGATTAGTATATTAAAGATTTATGTGATAAAAATTACCCGAACCTTTTTAAGACACTCGGATTTGCGTCTACTCTTGCAAAAATATTTTAGAAAAATCCTCTGGATTTAATACTTAATAATTTTATAGGTTTGTTCGTCATCTTCAACATTAATCTTAACAAAATATAACCCTCTGCTATAATTCAGAATATTGATTGTTGTAGTATTACTATCCAAAATTCTTGAAGTAGTAATTAGTTTTCCACTAACATCAAACACTCTTATCAAAAAATTACTATATCCAGGTACCAGAACATCAACATTGTCTCTTGCAGGATTTGGAAATAATATAGCACTAAAGCCTTCTACATTTTCATTATCGTTTGATGGTACAGGGCTAATTTCTGCAATACCAGCTTCAATAATAGTATTACCACTGTAAGCAATAAAAATGGTGCCTTCTTCAGAAACATGTATATCTCTTATTCTTCCAAAAATGCCTTGTTCATTACTTCCAAACAGATATTCTATGTTTTGCATTGGTAAAAGAGTATTGTCCAGAGGTATTTTTATAACAGATTGACCTCTTAAAGTTGCCATAAGAAGACTATTATTAAGCTGTGGAAAAGCGGTATGATTATAATAATCTAACCCCGCAGGAGCAACAGAACCCAGATCGATAAAAGAGCAATCAATATCCGGATTATTGCAAGGTGTAGTCACGTCGGGCCATCCATAGTTATTTCCAGAAGCAATCAGATTGATCTCATCTCCTCCCACTTCGCCGTGTTCGCTTATATAAACATGAGGACCAGCTTGTGTGACTCCTTGAGGATTTCTATGCCCAATAGTAAACACAGGACTACCTGATATAGGATTATCTGTCGGTATAGAACCATCTGTATTGATTCGTAGGACTTTCCCTTCCAGACTATTTATATCCTGAGCATTGTTATTGGGAGATGCAGTTGTGATATATAAAAATCCATCTGATGATAGTAAGAGGTCACATCCATGCATTGAAGGCGAAGGAATATTTTCTAAAAGTACAGTTTCATTGGTTAAATCATCATCTACAATAGTATATTTTGCTATTCGAAGTTTAAGACTGCCATCATTATATGTATAAGCAACAAACAGTTCTTCATTACCCAAAGCCAAACCCAGTAATCCTCCTCTGGGAGAAGTATTGGTATCAAAATCTTGCGTTTCACCTAATCTAAGTACTTCTTGTTTATCTCCTGTATTTCTGTTTATTTTACTTATTACCCCAAGATCCCTGTCTGTAATCCATAAAAAACCGTTACCATCCAATTCTATAGACCATGGTACTTCAATCTCATTAGTAAGTACCCTTATATATCCTCTGGTATCTCCAATACTTATATTTTGAGTAAGTAAGTTTTGATTATCGGTTAGTTCGGCTAATTGTGTACAACCTGCAACCGAAACTAGGAGACCATAATCCTCTATATTAGATTGAATCTCTATAGAATCACCTGTCTGTCCTACAATAGGAGTATTATTTAAAGTCCATTGATACAAATATCCAATCCCCGACGTAGCAGTTAATGTTTGGTCTTGACGCACAAAATAGACATTTGTTAGATCTGAATGATTTACAACAATACTACCATTCATTAATCGATCACATCCTTCACTCATGGCTCGTACTGTTATTTCATCATCATTACGAATATGGTGGTAAGGAATAGCTATCGATAAAGGTTCTCCCGATCCCATTGCCGAAATGCCAATTTCTGTAGTATTTACCAATACCACATATGCTATCAGGTTTTCAGAATCTGATAAGTGAATTGTTACATCTTCTCCACTACACATAGTAGTGTTACCTGATAGGTCAAATGCACTTAATTGCCCAGCTACCGTTATGGTTACTGTACCAGGGTTACTCTCACAACCTTCTATAGTTTGAGTAGCATAAAATGTAGTAGTGGTCGATATATCGGTATTTAATATATTTCCTGTAGCAATACCATTTTCGAGATCGGGATCAGAATACCAGGTAATGTTTTCTCCTATTGCTTCTAATTGTACAGATGATTCGAAACAGATACTATATCCTTCTGGCATTTCGGGAACGGGAGCACAGGTAAATTCGATGGTATTAGAAATTACATTACAACTACCATTATCTACAATTACGTAATACGTTCCTGATCTTGATAACTGCAATACCTCATCATCGCCATCTACTAATTCCTGATTTCTATACCAGGAAAATGTCAACCCTCCAGAGCTTACCGAGGGAGTGGCCTGTAGTTCATTACCCACTGCTTGTAATACAACATTAAACGGATCGGATATCTCAATATCAAAAGAACCATTCATAATAGATGTGCAACTATTTAATGATGATCGGACTTGGATATTCCCAGAACTTAATCCTCCGATTGTGTTTAAAGTAATCGAGCTTCCTGTTCCTTCAATAAGATTACCAATGGAAACATTATCCAACAGTGTTTGATAGGTAGCTCCAATCTCTGACCCATCTAGTGAAAAACTTAGTGTATCTCCAGAACATAATTGCATACTGGCACTTTGATCGATTGAAAAGGGTTGTGGATCAGAAATAATCGTTATTGTTACCGAAGAGGAGGTAGAAGTACAATCTGTATTTGATTGTGTAAGATAATATGTTGTAGTCTCTGTAACACCAGTGGGTTCGAATTGTGCTCCTGTATGCAACAGATTGGTTAACCCAATATCAGAATACCATCGAATAGTGCCGCTACCCGATGCTGTTAATACAGGTGCTGAGTCACTGTTGCATATAGGATCAGGATCTTCAATCGTTGGTGCCGGTAAGCAGTAACTTTCATTTCTTAGTACTACTATTCTATCTTGATTGTGAGATGCCATAAAGATTTCACCATTAGGAGATACACAATAATCACGTGGAGAAACTTGAGATCCATCATCACCCCAAACTACATACTGATCATCATTGGTCAATATTATATTGTTAGCAGGGTTTAAACTTGTGTTTTTATTAATAACACTTTGGCCATCTTCAGAAACTAGTATTCTAAACGCTCTTCCACCTTTTGATGACCCTCCTATAAATGTATCTTCCCATTCTGGTATAGCAGGATGGTCATAATACAACAATCCCGTAGGGGCAAGGTCAAAGGTTACCAAGGGGCATGTGTTTTCATTTGTATTAGAAGAAGGGTCGCAATATCCCTCATATACAATATTATCATTAATATCCAGAAAGCCCCACCCATAACTATTACCCGGCTCTATACGGTTAAATTCATCATTAAGTTGTGCACCATGCTCTAATGCATAAATAGCATTGGGATATGTGGGATGGTTTGCAGGTACTTGCGCAATACCTTGCGGGTTTCTATGCCCGTAGCTGTAAATATAACTTGCTGGCGATGTAGGGTTACCCGAGTCATAAAATGGATTATCGATAGGTGCTGATCCATCCAGATTTATGCGTAAAACTTTACCGACGATATTATCAAGTCGGGAGGCATACCCCTCCTCCTCATCATTTGCTCCTGTAGTCATCAATAACTTTTGGTCATTTGATATCAACAACCTTGATCCATGATTATCTGGCGCAACATTAGACTGAAGTAAAATTTCCTGATTTTCTAATCTTTGATTGGTAAAACTATAAGTATATCTCGAAAGTGTTTGTAGATTTTGAGGATTAGTGTGTGTTAGATATATATAAGGGCTTCCATCATTAAAATCTGGATGTACCACCATACCTAACAGTCCTCCTGTACCAGGCCCTTGCTGTATTTGATCAGATGGTAATGTAAGCAGGATTTCTTTTGGGGATGAAGAATCATAGGGGTCAACTCTGCAAACATTTCCTGTGTCCCTCTCGGTAAACCAAATCATATTATCGGGCCCCCACAAAATCTCCCAAGGCTTCTCAACATCTGTTCTAAGAAACGAATATGTAACAGTAGTATCTCCCACTTCAAATGTTCCTTGAGCAGATAACATGGTGATATCAATATTGAGTATCACTATTATAAAAAATACCTTTAAGATAAATTTATCTAGAAAGGGGCTTGTATTATTAAGAGTTTTATTTGTCATGAATTTTTTAGAGTAATAAATGATGTCTCTGTATTTGCTCTAATACTATCTTTCTGGAAAATTGAATGTGTTTTTGGGGTTTGGATCCATATACATTTTGATAAAAAAGCAGCAGGAGAATTAAGAGTTTCTTCCTGCTGCCTATCAAACCATCATTTCAAACTGTTGAATTACTCACTAATAAAATTCTTATTATAAAATCATTATTCTGGTAATATCAATTTTATTTTTAGTTCCGAAAATCAGTATATCCTTTCCAATACACATATTCTGTTCCAAGGCCAGTTATTGCATTAACCCCACTACGCGCTGCTCTTCTGTATCTTTTCATTTTCCCTGGTATCGACAATCGTTTCCATTTTCCGGGATATACCTTGTATTTCCCTTTAACATGTGTCGCCCATCCTCCAGATGCTTTTCTATATCTATGTCTTACTTCCATATACTTCCCTTCATTGTATGATTCTTTAAACACAGAGGTATAATTTTTCATTACTTTACATCTACTACTTGATGTAATATTAGACACTTTGCTTTTTTTTCGGTTAAAACAATGATTATAACTCTCAGGAATATCATCG is a window encoding:
- a CDS encoding helix-turn-helix domain-containing protein — translated: MNIKKNIGDKLVGKISTILICGVVFFLIYVVCYKMLSTDFNTRHMFAMLIVLNIVLLITVFIFFFSSIVLKNFSNFYVKAPVLFNKVFEVAYDGVFTTTKQLTPRFDKVKSKKDVIRSSVSNFSIDGLHQIFSEKDQIQHQNASNETIGILSYFASSLFEKNKLEEVLWDIVENCISKLKLEDCVIYMLDTQNEVLIQKAAFGHKNNGERKVISPIQIPLGKGIVGRVAQSGTFEYVPDLTNDPGYIIDDDRRMSELSVPILIDDQVVGVLDSEHSQKDFFNKDHVFLFQLIAGLTGKKLKQIHVKSESHITDDNVYFKELDFLMKEAKIYRDPNLGLDSMAKKLNISGNYLSQLVNKLSGYNFTDYINRYRIEDAKFKLRNPNFINYTIISIALESGFNSKSTFYSAFKKRTGISPKEYRKTP
- a CDS encoding AraC family transcriptional regulator; amino-acid sequence: MIIVFLLCCVQITTGQKEDFVIPDSLKALDYENLYKSYLKVYRDTLSAKIYLNTYLKKAILENDKIKMANAYSRLSYYTEEESEKITLLDRSITLSTGLDQDIIIRSYSFKGGYYFRKGNYTLALDNYLQALMLAEKIQNVEYIYITKHNIACIKTEIRKHEEALPLFKEYYTYIITKHTTDTIRYLKATVPLAESYRYNNLLDSASTYHYKAIKRSQKSEHYYNRFYSRILINEGINLFYKEKFKDAYDSIAKGLPVLDKTRSENKKAYILGEFYLGKLQLLKQDILSAKKHFLTVDSILHYEKITPIEVREGYEFMINFYKENDKKEQQLEYINKLLRFDSIINQETSSLSNRLFKEFDTPLLIKEKEALINELKGNNKNLNSLVIFLSLLTLVAIVFLYRQYQKRKSYQYKFEQLIAQNKVIETPNEKPQNDIGVPNDIVEEILNKLALFEQNHYYLKKNISTTILAKDIKTNTKYLSKVINHHKQKNFANYINDLRIAHAVTQLKENKTLRNYTIQGIAEEMGFNTAESFSSAFKKSTGIKTSYFIKKLHDLDTM
- a CDS encoding fibronectin type III domain-containing protein, with the protein product MKKKQFLYRLIIFCVLIVGCKNDDDIVVPPVSAENQVPGDFTIQVNEITANSALLEWTLAVDPNDDEVSYTIFLGENSIQSDVQTTEFLLEGLDGQTSYNGKIVASDGKGGTSENTFAFDTEKGVVISEEVSIAWEKSYGGSHIDIANALQLTIDGGYIVVGTANSDDGDVGGNNDADGYIGGDYWVIKLSSSGELMWETNLGGSSDEAANSIQQTSDGGYIIAGMTYSNDQDISGDASFADFWIVKLDGSGNLVWETNYGGSGNEEATDIEQTSDDGFIVAGFTSSSNGDVGDNYGGLDYWVIKLDSMGALVWETNLGGTGFDIAQSVEQTLDGGYIVGGYSESSDGNVGGNYGEKDYWIVKLDVLGNLIWETNLGGTLDDLAYDVHQTTDQGYIVAGYSESSDFDVSGNNGKKDSWILKLDTSGELVWQVNLGSSESDAARSIQQTTDGGYIFAGNSGASDFDVSTNNGGYADFWVVKLNPFGELLWEISFGGPEPDYANTIQQTNNGYIVAGYVYAPGGDISGAGKGMWDYWVVKLE
- a CDS encoding PQQ-dependent sugar dehydrogenase gives rise to the protein MTNKTLNNTSPFLDKFILKVFFIIVILNIDITMLSAQGTFEVGDTTVTYSFLRTDVEKPWEILWGPDNMIWFTERDTGNVCRVDPYDSSSPKEILLTLPSDQIQQGPGTGGLLGMVVHPDFNDGSPYIYLTHTNPQNLQTLSRYTYSFTNQRLENQEILLQSNVAPDNHGSRLLISNDQKLLMTTGANDEEEGYASRLDNIVGKVLRINLDGSAPIDNPFYDSGNPTSPASYIYSYGHRNPQGIAQVPANHPTYPNAIYALEHGAQLNDEFNRIEPGNSYGWGFLDINDNIVYEGYCDPSSNTNENTCPLVTFDLAPTGLLYYDHPAIPEWEDTFIGGSSKGGRAFRILVSEDGQSVINKNTSLNPANNIILTNDDQYVVWGDDGSQVSPRDYCVSPNGEIFMASHNQDRIVVLRNESYCLPAPTIEDPDPICNSDSAPVLTASGSGTIRWYSDIGLTNLLHTGAQFEPTGVTETTTYYLTQSNTDCTSTSSSVTITIISDPQPFSIDQSASMQLCSGDTLSFSLDGSEIGATYQTLLDNVSIGNLIEGTGSSITLNTIGGLSSGNIQVRSSLNSCTSIMNGSFDIEISDPFNVVLQAVGNELQATPSVSSGGLTFSWYRNQELVDGDDEVLQLSRSGTYYVIVDNGSCNVISNTIEFTCAPVPEMPEGYSICFESSVQLEAIGENITWYSDPDLENGIATGNILNTDISTTTTFYATQTIEGCESNPGTVTITVAGQLSAFDLSGNTTMCSGEDVTIHLSDSENLIAYVVLVNTTEIGISAMGSGEPLSIAIPYHHIRNDDEITVRAMSEGCDRLMNGSIVVNHSDLTNVYFVRQDQTLTATSGIGYLYQWTLNNTPIVGQTGDSIEIQSNIEDYGLLVSVAGCTQLAELTDNQNLLTQNISIGDTRGYIRVLTNEIEVPWSIELDGNGFLWITDRDLGVISKINRNTGDKQEVLRLGETQDFDTNTSPRGGLLGLALGNEELFVAYTYNDGSLKLRIAKYTIVDDDLTNETVLLENIPSPSMHGCDLLLSSDGFLYITTASPNNNAQDINSLEGKVLRINTDGSIPTDNPISGSPVFTIGHRNPQGVTQAGPHVYISEHGEVGGDEINLIASGNNYGWPDVTTPCNNPDIDCSFIDLGSVAPAGLDYYNHTAFPQLNNSLLMATLRGQSVIKIPLDNTLLPMQNIEYLFGSNEQGIFGRIRDIHVSEEGTIFIAYSGNTIIEAGIAEISPVPSNDNENVEGFSAILFPNPARDNVDVLVPGYSNFLIRVFDVSGKLITTSRILDSNTTTINILNYSRGLYFVKINVEDDEQTYKIIKY